The sequence GGCTGATCCTGCTGCCGCAGGGGGATCGGGTGGTCCACGTCGGGCACGACGGTGCGATGCCCGGCTTCCTCGCCGCCGTGTACGGGCGCCGGGGCGGCGAGGGCACCCCGGGCGCGCTGGGCGGCGCCGTGCTGGGCTCGTCGGGGACCGCGTCGCAACTGTTGGAGCTGCCGCACCGGCTGCTCGCCGCCGCGGCCGAGCACGACCCGGCCGACATCGACCCGTGGCGGCCCGGCGAGCCGGCACCGCCGAACGTGCGCGGGCTGCTCGGCCGCTGGTGGGGCGAGGGCTTCGAGTACGTCTTCCGCTGGCACGACGGTGCCCTCCGCGCCCAGGGTGCCGGCGACCCGCCGGGAAGCCGCCGGCGGTCTTCGCGCCGGTGCCGGACCGGCCGGACGTGTTCCGCACCGTCGCCGGCCGGGAGGTCGGCGAGCTGCTCCGGCTGACCCGGGACCCGGCCGGCGTGGTGGTCCGGCTGCACTGGGCGACGTACCGGTTCACCCGGCACCAGGAGACATTCGACCGCTACGACTTTCGCGCCTGACCGCGCTTGCCGACCGACCGGAGCGTCTGTTCGCCGTGTCCGTTTTGTCCGGTGGTGCGGGCTCGTCGGGGCGGCGGAAATGGGCAGCGTGCCCGCGCCGTTGACCCGATACGATGGCGGTAACGTTCGCACGCCGTGGCGCCAGGCCCGGCACCGAGATCGAGAGCAGGTGGCGCAGGGCCCCTCGGCCCGACCTATGACCGGCACCCCACCTCCCGGCCCGCCCCGGGTGCAGACCAGGATCACGGTCCCCGACTCGAAGATCATGGTCAACCTGCTCGGCGCGGGTGACGAGATCCTGCGACTGGTCGAGCGCTCGGTGAACAGCGACGTGCACGTGCGGGGCAACGAGATCACCATCACCGGAGCGCCCGCCGACAACGCCCTCGCCGAGCGGCTCTTCAGCGAGCTGCTCGAACTCATCGAGAAGGGTGAGACCCTGACCACAGACGCCGTCCGGCGTACCGTCGGCATGCTCGAGCAGGGCGGCACGGAGCGGCCCGCCGAGATCCTGACGCTCAACATCCTCTCCCGGCGCGGGCGCACCATCCGCCCCAAGACGCTCGGGCAGCGGCGCTACGTCGACGCGATCGACGGGCACACCATCGTCTTCGGTATCGGCCCGGCCGGCACCGGCAAGACCTACCTCGCCATGGCCAAGGCGGTCCAGGCGCTGCAGGCCAAGCAGATCAACCGGATCATTCTGACCCGGCCGGCGGTCGAGGCCGGGGAGCGGCTGGGCTTCCTGCCCGGCACGCTCAACGAGAAGATCGACCCCTACCTGCGCCCCCTGTACGACGCGCTGCACGACATGCTCGACCCGGATACGATCCCGAAGCTGATGGCGGCGGGCACGATCGAGGTCGCCCCGCTGGCATACATGAGAGGGCGGGCGCAGCCGTACGACGCGCGCGTACTGACGCCGGAAGGCTTCAAGCCCTTCGGTTCGCTCCAGGTGGGCGATCTTGTCATCGGCTCGGACGGGATGCCCACTCCGGTGATCGGGATCTACCCCCAAGGGCCCAAACAGGTCTACCGGGTGACCACGCAGGACGGGGCTTCCACCCTGTGTTGCGGTGAGCACCTCTGGACCGTGGCCACCCCCGAGGACAAGCGGCGCGGGCACCGGCGCACGCTCGAGACCCGCGAGATGGTCGGCCAGGAGCGGCGGGGGTACCTCCGCCGGTACGAACTCCCGGTGGTGGCTCCGGTCCAGCTGGAGCCGCAGGACGTACCCCTCGACCCGTACGTCCTCGGTCTGCTGCTCGGTGACGGTTCGATCTCGTGCCGGACGACGCCCGGGTTCACCACGGCGGACCCGGAGCTCGCCCGCGCGACAGAGGGACATCTCGTGGACATCGAGCTCCACCGCACGGGCGACCACGACCACGGACCCCGGCACGCCAAGGGCCACCGCGGCGGAGTGATCGTCGCGAACCCGGTGACGGTCGCGCTCCGCGAGCTGGGTCTGGCCGGGACGAAGTCGGGCACCAGGTTCGTGCCTTCCGTTTATCTCCGGAACAGCGTCGATGTCCGACTGGCCGTCCTGCAGGGGCTGCTGGACACCGACGGTGGACCGGTCGTCCAGGCGGGAGGTACCTGCCGGGTGCAGTACTCGACGACCTCTCCCCGCCTCCGCGACGACGTCGTCCACCTGGTCCGGTCACTCGGCGGGGTGGCGACCTGGCGCGTTCGAGTGGCTGAGGGCCGTACGCCTGGACTGGCGAACGGTCGACCCGTCGCACACCGGTCGGACGCCTACGTCGTGGAGATCCGCCTGCCGGAGGGCGTAGCGCCGTTCCGGCTGTCGCGTAAGCGCCAGCGGTACGAGGAGTGCGGCGGCGGCCGGCCGATGCGTTTCATCGACTCGATCGTCCCCGCTGGTGTCCAGGAGACGATGTGCATCCAGGTGGCGGCGGAGGATTCGCTGTATGTCACCGATGACTTCCTGGTCACGCACAACACGCTCAATGACGCGTTCATCATCCTCGACGAGGCGCAGAACACCACGCCCGAGCAGATGAAGATGTTCCTCACCCGGCTCGGCTTCGCCTCCAAGATCGTGGTGACCGGCGACGTCACCCAGGTGGACCTGCCCGGCGGGACGACCAGCGGGCTGCGCGTCGTACAGGAGATCCTGGAGGGCGTCGAGGACGTGCATTTCGCGCAGTTGTCCAGCGCCGACGTGGTGCGCCACCGGCTGGTCGGGGAGATCGTCGACGCGTACGCCCGGTGGGACGCCGAGCGGGAGAACCAGCAGACCCAGGGCGTGCACGCGGTGGCCGGGCGCAGCACCCAGGGCAACCGCGCCAGCCGGCGCCGCTAGACCGAGGGAAGACAGTTGTCCATCGAGATCGCCAACGAGTCCGGTGTCGAGGTCGACACCGACGCCGTGCTCGCCGTCGCCCGGCACGCGCTCGACGAGATGGGGGTCAACCCCCTCGCCGAGCTTTCCGTGCTGCTGGTCGACGTCGACTACATGACCGAGCTGAACCACCGCTGGATGGGCGGCGACGGCCCGACCGACGTGCTCGCCTTTCCCATGGACGAGGGCAGCGTCGACCACGGGCCCGGTGAGAGCGCCGCCACCGGTGCCGAGCCGGCGCTGCTCGGCGACATCGTGCTCTGCCCGGAGGTGGCGGCGAAGCAGGCCGCGACCGGCGGGCACAGCTCGGCCGACGAGCTGCACCTGCTCACCGTGCACGGCGTGCTGCATCTGCTCGGCTACGACCACGCGGAGCCGGAGGAGGAGCGGGAGATGTTCGGGCTCCAAGCGCGGCTGCTGGCCAGCTGGCGGTCGACCCGCGCCCGGTGATGGACACTCCACTGGCCGCGGCCGCCACCGGCCTACCCGACCTGCAACTTCTCGTCGTCGCCGCCGGGCTGGTGGTGCTCGCCGGTCTGATCGCGATGACCGAGGCCGCCCTGGCCGCGGTCTCCCCGGCTCGGGCGGCCGAGCTGGCCCGCGACGGCGTGCGGGGCGCCCGCACCCTCCAGACGGTCGCCGGTGACGTGGTGCGTCACCTCAACCTCCTGCTGTTGCTCCGGTTGCTCGCCGAGCTGACCGCGACCACCCTGGTGGCGCTGGTCGCGGTGGACACCTTCGGGGCGGGCTGGCGGGCGGCGCTGGTCACCGCCGGGGCGATGACCGTGGTCAGCTTCGTCGTGGTGGGTGTCGGTCCACGTACCCTCGGCCGGCAGCACGCGTACGCCGTGGGTCGGGCCGCCGCGCCGCTGGTCCGCTGGCTGGGCCGGGTGCTCAACCCGCTCGCGTCGCTGCTGATCCTGATCGGCAACGCGGTCACCCCGGGGCGTGGCTTCCGGGAGGGGCCGTTCGCCACCCAGGTCGAGCTGCGTGAGCTGGTCGATCTCGCCGAGCAGCGTGGCGTGGTGGAGCACGGCGAACGGCAGATGATCCATTCGGTCTTCGCCCTCGGCGACACCATCGCCCGCGAGGTCATGGTGCCGCGTACCGAGATGGTGTGGATCGAGTCGGGCAAGAGTCTCTCCCAGGCGCTCGCCCTGTTCCTGCGCTCCGGGTTCTCCCGGATCCCGGTGATCGGCGAGAGCGTCGACGACGTGCTCGGGGTGCTCTACCTCAAGGACCTCATCCGGCACACCCAGGGCGGGGCCGCGGAGGACCGCCAGCTCCCGGTGGCGGAGCTGATGCGACCGGCCACCTTCGTGCCCGAGTCCAAGCCCGTCGACGACCTCCTGTCGGAGATGCAGGCGGCGCGGAACCACCTGGTCATCGTGGTCGACGAGTACGGCGGCACCGGTGGTCTGGTCACCATCGAGGACATCCTCGAGGAAATCGTCGGGGAGATCACCGACGAGTACGACGTGGAACGTCCGCCGGTCGAGCAGCTGCCCGACGGTGCGGTGCGGGTGACCGCCCGGCTGCCGGTCGAGGATCTCGGCGAGCTGTTCGACACCGAGCTGCCGCACGACGAGGTGGAGACCGTGGGTGGTCTGCTCGCGCAGTCCCTGGGACGGGTGCCGATCCCGGGCGCGCAGGTCGAGGTGGCCGGGCTGCGGCTGCTCGCCGAGGGCACCACCGGCCGCCGCAACCGGATCGACACCGTGCTGGTGCGGCGGGCGGAATCGACCGGCCCGCCAGACAAGCCGGGCGGTACGCCGACCGCCTCCCGATCCGACACCGACCAATTCGAGGAGAGGCAACCCGCCGATGCCTGAGTCGTCCGCCGTCCCGACCGTCCGGCCCACCGGCTCCGAGCTGAGCGCCGAGGACGCCAAGCTGGTCATCCTCGCCCGGGGCGCCCGAGGCCGGGTGGGCGCCGTGGAGGGCGCCGCGGTCCGGGACCAGGACGGCCGGACCTACGCGGCGGCCAGCGTCTCGCTGCCCTCGTTGACGATCACCGCGCTCCAGCTGGCGGTCGCCTCGGCCGCTGCGGCGGGCGCCAGCCGACTGGAGGCAGCCGCGGTGGTGACCGAGGCGTCCACGCTGGACGGTGCCGGGCACGCGGCAGTGCGTGACCTGGCCGCCGACGCGCCGGTCCATGTCGCCGCGCCGGACGGCACGGTGCTGGGCACGGTGACCGAATGAGCGAGCGCGGCGAGCGTGAGCGGCCCGCCTACCGGGCGGGTTTCGCCTGTTTCGTCGGCCGGCCCAACGCCGGCAAGTCCACGCTGACCAACGCGATCGTCGGGCAGAAGATCGCGATCACCTCGAACAAGCCGCAGACCACCCGGCACATCATCCGAGCGGTGCTGCACCGTCCGGATTCGCAGTTGGTGCTGGTCGACACCCCCGGCCTGCACCGCCCGCGTACGTTGCTCGGCGAGCGGCTCAACGACCTGGTCCGGCAGACCTGGAGCGAGGTCGACGTGATCGGCCTCTGCATCCCTGCCGACGAGCCGGTCGGCCGCGGTGACCGGTTCATCACCGGGGAGCTGGCCGCGCTGAAGGCGACCGTGCTGGCGGTGGTCACCAAGACCGACCTGGTCGACCGGAAGCGGCTGGCCGAGCAGTTGCTCGCCGTCGCCGAAATGGGCGAGTTCGCCGAGGTGGTGCCGGTCAGCGCGGTTTCCGGGCACCAGGTGGACACCCTGGTCGAGGTGATGACGCGGTATCTCCCCGAGTCGCCGCAGCTCTACCCGGACGACATGCTCACCGACGATCCGGAGCAGGTGCTGGTCGCGGAGCTGATCCGGGAGGCCGCGCTGGAGGGTGTCCGGGACGAGCTGCCCCACTCCATCGCGGTGGTGGTGGAGGAGATGATCCTCGAGGGCCAGCTCATGAAGATCTACGCCGACGTGTACGTGGAACGGACCAGCCAGAAGGCGATCGTCATCGGGCACCGGGGCAGTCGGCTCAAGGGAGTCGGTACGGCCGCCCGGCGGCAGATCGAGGAGTTGCTGGGCACCAGGGTCTACCTCGACCTGCATGTGCGGGTCGCCAAGGATTGGCAGCGCGACCCGAAGCAGCTGCGCAAGCTCGGGTTCTGAACCGGGCCCGCCGGGCAGGGCGATCGGACGGCCGGTAGCGGATCGACTGACCGGTCCCGGTCGGGCAGGTGGGAAGTTTCACTGTCTCCGTGGGCGCCTGACGGTTTCGGTGTCGGCTAGAGCAGGGTAGGGAACGGTCGCCTCAACGCCCCCCGGACCCAGATGCAGGCTGATGCGAAACAGATACCTGGACCTGCTGCGCTTCCTGGCTATCGTGCGGATCGTCGTCTACCACGTCACCGGCTGGGCGTCGCTGACGCTGCTGTTCCCGGCGATGTCGGTGATGTTCGCGCTGGCCGGGTCGCTGATGGCGGCGTCCCTGCTCCGGTCGGGGCCGTCGGCGGTCGGTCGGCGGCTGCGTCGCCTGCTGCCGTCGCTCTGGGTGGTGGCCGCGATCTTCGTGCCGGCGATGGTGCTCACCGGGCTGCCGCTGACCCCGAAGGTGTTGCTCTGGCTGTTCCCGGTGGCCGACCCGCCGGCGAACCACTGGGGTGCGCTGGCGTTGAGCCCGATCTGGTACCTGCGGGACTACCTCTGGTTCGTCCTCGCCTCGCCGTTGGCTCTCTGGCTGTTCCGGCGTTTCCCGCTACCCACCCTGCTCGCCCCGTACGTCCTGTTGCTGGTGATCGAGGTGGGCAGCTACCCGAACGCCCCCGTCGTGCTGCGCCACTTCGGCCTCTACTTCGGCGCCTGGCTGCTGGGCTTCGCCCACCAGGCCGGGATGCTGCGTCGCCTGGCCGTGCGGGCCCTGGTGCCGGCCGTGCTCGTGCTCGCCGCGGCCGGCGGCGCCTGGATCCTGGCCAATCCCGGTCCGCGTGGTTACGACCTGAACGACAATCCGCTCGGCAACGCCCTCTGGTCGGCAGCGTTCATCCTGCTGGCGCTCGGTCGCGCCCCGGCGACCGCGCGATGGGTGGACCGCAACGAGGTGTTCGGCCGGACGGTCACGGTGCTGAACCGGCGGGCGCTGACGGTCTACCTGTGGCACATGGCGTTCGTGGTCGCGCTCACCCCGCTGGTGGACGTGGTCGGCTGGTCCCATCAGGATCCGCTGGGTCTGGCGATCCGGGTGGTGCTGGTCTTCCTGCTGGTGGGCCTGGTGACCGTACTGTTCGGCTGGGTGGAGGACGTGGCGGCCCGGCGTCCGCCCGAGCTGGTCCCCGGCCGGCGTCGGCGGGCGGGCACCGCCGGCCGACGACAGGCCGAGTCCTGCTCCGGCGACGATCGGACCCCGCCCGGCCCGCCGTCGGTCGCTGACGGGCGGGCCGCGGAGTGTCCCGCGGACGCCGTACCACGTCAGCGCGGTCCCGACGGTGGGGTCACCGCGAGGTGAGGGTGATGTTGCCGCTGCCGGTGCGCAGGTCGAGCACGAGCGTGGCGGACGGGTCGTGCGGCACGCCAAGCTCGGCCTCACCGGAACCAACCTTCGAACGGACCTGGTACCCGCCGCCCGGCACGGTCAGCTCGACGTTGCCGCTCGACGCGTGCGCCCGCGCGGAGACGGGCCGGTCCAGTTCGAGGCTGACGTTGCCGGAGTTCGCCTCCGCGTCGACCTCGCCGCCGAGCCGGGTTCCCGTCACGTTCCCGGAGGAGGCCCGCAGCACGACCGGCGAAGCCACGTTGTCCACCTCGATGTTGCCCGAGCCGGTCTCCACCCGGACCGGCCCGGCGGCGCCGGCCACCCGCACGTCGCCGGATCCGACCCTGAGGTCGACCCGGCCGACGTCGCTCAGGTCGACGTTTCCGGAGCCGGTCTCGCCCTCGAAGCTGACCCCCTCGCCGGCGGTCACCTCGAAGGAGACGCTGCAGCGGCGGCCGCACGAGGTGTCCAGCACCAGTTCCGTGCCCTTGATCTCGTAGGTCGGGCCCGGCTGTCCGCCCTGGTACCGCACCATCCGCTTGATCCGTACCCCGTCCGCGTCGGCGTCGGCCCGGATCACCACGCCGCCGGCGCCGGGCAGCACCCGGATCGCGGTGATCTGTGCGGACTCGGTGGTGTCGAAGTCCAGCCGGCGGAACGAGATGTTGTCACAGCCGACGAGGACGATGAGACCGGTGATCGCGGCGACCGCGATGCTGGTCCGGCGTGCGGTGCTGGTCCGATGCAGAGCCATGCCGAGGACGCTACGACCGCAGCCGGTGGGTACGCATCCGGGTTCGCCGGCACCGCGACCCCGAGCGGACCCTGAATTCCGACCCGGGGTCGGACCTGACTTCGGGTCGGGAGGGAGAATGGCGCGATGGCCGGTTACCGCCGACAGCTCTACCGCGACGACGCGGTGGTGCTGCGTGTGCAGAAACTCGGCGAGTCGGACCGGATCATCACCCTGCTCACCCGGCGGCACGGCCGGTTGCGGGCGGTCGCCCGGGGGGTGCGCCGGACCACCTCGAAGTTCGGTGCCCGGCTGGAGCCGTTCGGCCACGTCGACCTGCAACTCGCCGGTGACCCCAAGGGGGAGCTGGGCAGTTCGCTGCACAGCGTCAGTCAGGTCGAGGGGATCGACCTCTACGGCAAGCGGTTCCTCGGCGACTATCCCCGCTACACCGCGGCCAGCGCGATCGCCGAGACCGCCGAACGCCTCACCCCGGTCGAGCGGGAGCCGTCGCTGCGGCTGTTCCAGCTCACCCTGGGGGCGCTGCGGGCCCTCGCCGAGGGCGGACACGCCACGACCCTGGTGCTCGACGCGTACCTGCTGCGCGGCATGGCCCTGGCCGGCTGGGCGCCGGCCCTGACCGCCTGCGCGGTCTGTGGCACGCCGGGCCGGCACCGGGCCTTCTCGGTGCCGGCCGGGGGCGCGGTCTGCCCGGACTGCCGCCCACCCGGCGCCGCCCACCCGGCCCCGGCCACCATCGACCTGATGTCGGCGCTGGCCATCGGCGACTGGCGGGTCGCGGACGCCACCGAGAACGGCGTACGCCGGGAGTGCAGCGGGCTGGTCGCGGCGCACCTGCAGTGGCACCTGGAGCGCGCGCTACGCTCGCTGCCGCTGGTCGACCGGGGTGGCGTGCCGGTGGCACCCGGCCCGGTCCGGTCCGCCGGCGAGGTGCCCGTGGTGGCCCCACCGCCGCGGGCCGCCGGTGGCGAGCCACCCGACCGGGTTTCGCAGGACGTGAGCAGGGAGAGAGCCGAGTGATCCGATCCACCAGGGCCGGCCGGCGTGCGCCGGTGCCGCCGACGCCTCATCCGTCGGGAGCCCGACCGCCGGCACTGCCGGCGGGGGCGGTGCCCCGGCATGTCGCCGTGGTGATGGACGGCAACGGTCGGTGGGCCAAGGATCGCGGGCTCGCCCGCACCAGGGGGCACGAGGCGGGGGAGTTCTCCCTCTTCGACACCGTCGAGGGCGCCATCGAGCTGGGCATCCCCTACCTGTCGGCGTACGCCTTCTCCACGGAGAACTGGCGGCGCTCGCCGGACGAGGTGCGGTTCCTGATGGGCTTCAACCGGGACGTCATCCGCCGCCGCCGGGACCAGCTGGTCGACCTCGGGGTGCGGGTGGTCTGGTCGGGCCGCGCCGGGCGGCTGTGGAAGAGCGTCATCACCGAGTTGCAGACCGCCGAGGAGATGTCCCGCGGCAACTCCACGCTGACCCTGCAGTTCTGCGTCAACTACGGGGGTCGGGCCGAGATCGCCGACGCCGCCGCGGCGATCGCCCGGGACGTCGCCGCCGGGCGGCTCGACCCGGCGAAGGTCACCGAGAAGACGATCGGGCGCTACCTCTACCACCCCGAGGTGCCGGAGGTGGACCTGTTCCTGCGGCCCTCCGGCGAGCAGCGGACGTCGAACTTCCTGCTCTGGCAGAGCGCGTACGCGGAGCTGATCTTCCTGGACACGCTCTGGCCGGACTTCGACCGCCGCCACCTCTGGTACGCCTGCGAGCTGTACGCCCAGCGCGACCGGCGGTTCGGTGGCGCGCTGCCCAATCCGGTGGCCCCGGTCACCTGAGCGCCGGTGGCCCCGGCCACCTGAGCGCATATCCGGCGGCCACGCTGGGTATCACCGCTGGCAGCAGCCACTGACGGAGGTGAACCCATATGATCCGCAAGCGCATCGGGCAGTGGGCGGTGATGGCCATCGCGTTACCGGTCGCCGCCGCCGGAGCCCGGAAACTGAGCCATACGCTGGAGGCCCGACGTGGCCCCAACCGGGCCACCCGCCTGCTCAACAAGGGCGCCGACCTGATCCGCCCCCGGCAGGCCAAGCGCCGCCGCTTCTTCTGACGCGACCGGTAGCCCAGCAACACGGCATCTCGCGGTATCCCTCAACGGGATACCGCGAGATGCGGTGTATCGGGAGGTGCCGGCGCTGGCCCCGACCTACGGGCTCAGGCCGTTACCTCGGCCCGGTCGGGGGTGGCCCAGAGGGTGTGGAACGAGCCGTCCCGGTCGACCCGGCGGTAGGTGTGCGCGCCGAAGTTGTCGCGCAGGCCCTGGATCAGCGCGGCCGGCAGACGCTGGGCGCGCAGCGCGTCGAAGTACGCCAGCGACGAGGCGAACGCGGGTGCCGGCACCCCGGCACGGGCCGCGTCGGCCACCACCCGGCGCCAGCTGGGCACCCCGTCGCGGACGGTGTCGGCGAACCACGGCGCCACCAGCAGGGTGGGCAGTTCCGGCTGATCGCCGTACGCCTGCTTGATCCGGTCGAGGAAGCGGGCCCGGATGATGCAGCCGCCGCGCCAGATGGTGGCGGTGCCGCCCAGGTCGATGTTCCAGTCGTACTCGGCACTGCCGGCCCGGATCTGGTCGAAGCCCTGTGCGTACGCGACGATCTTCGAGGCCAGCAGGGCGCGCCGGACGTCCTCGACGAAGGCGTCCCGATCACCGACCTGCCACTTCTCCCCGGCATCGGGGAACGCCCGGACCGCTGCCTCGCGCTGGCCGACGTGCCCGGACAGCGACCGGGCGAAGGTCGCCTCGGCGATGCCGGTGATCGGGATGCCCAGGTCGAGGGCGATCTGGACGGTCCACCGGCCGGTGCCCTTCTGCTCGGCCTGGTCCTGCACCACGTCCACGAACGCCTCGCCGGTGGTTGCGTCGGTGTGTGCCAGCACGTCGGCGGTGATCTCGATCAGGAAGGACTCCAGCTCGCCGGAGTTCCACTCCCGGAAGATCTGCGCGATCTCCGACGGCGTCGCGCCCAGACCGGCCCGCAGCAGGTCGTACGCCTCGGCGATGAGCTGCATGTCGGCGTACTCGATGCCGTTGTGCACCATCTTGACGAAGTGCCCGGCGCCGTCCGGTCCGACGTGCTGGCAGCAGGGCGCCCCCTCGACCTGCGCGGCGATCTTCTCGAAGATCGGACCGAGCTTGCGGTACGACTCGGCCGAGCCGCCCGGCATGATGCTCGGCCCCCACAGCGCGCCCTCCTCGCCGCCGGAGACACCGGTGCCGACGAAGTGCAGGCCATGTGCCCGCAGCGCCTCCTCCCGGCGGCGGGTGTCGGCGAAGTGCGCGTTGCCGCAGTCGATGATGATGTCGCCCTCTTCGAGCAGCGGCACCAACTCGTCGATGACCGCGTCGGTGGGTCCGCCCGCCTTCACCATGATGATCACCGCACGGGGGCGCTCCAGCGCGGCGACGAAGTCCGCGAGGGACTCCGCCGGGACGAAGGTGCCCTCGTCGCCGTGCTCCGCCACCAGCGTCCGGGTCCGCTCCGGCGAGCGGTTGTGCACCGCCACGGTGAAGCCGTTGCGGGCCAGGTTGCGAGCCAGGTTCCGGCCCATCACCGCCAGCCCGGTCACACCGATCGTCGCCGTAGCCCGATCCGCCATCCTCGTCGCCACCTTCCGCCTTCTGCCTGTAGTGCTGCGACGGTATCGCGGTCCCGTGCCGCCGCGCGCCGTCCCCCCACCTCTGGTCATCAGGTGGTCGCGGAGCGCAGGTGGCAACTCGACGGTCCACCACGCGGTCGCGGGTGCGGTCGCCGTCGGCGCGGCGACCGCACCCGCGCCCTCAGTGGTCGGCGCAGCAGGGTGTCGGGTCCGGCACCTCGAACGGGGCCAGACCGCCGCGGTGGTGCGGCATGGTCACCAGCACCAGCTCGCCGGCCTGCCACTGCGGCCGGACGAAGTCCCGGGTGTGCACCGGCGTCTCCGGCGCGGCCGAGGCTCCGCCCAGCACCACGACCCGTTCGATCGCGCCGGCGGCGAGCAGTTCGCCGACGGTGAGCGTGCCGACCAGCCGATCCGCGCCCGGATACCACACCGCCCGACCCGACCGGCGGGCGGTGTGTTCGCCCGCCGCCCGCGCCGCCGCGGCCCGCAGTTCGGGCGGGGTGGCCGGCAGACCCGCGAACCGTTTCGTTTCCGTCGCGGCCACACTGAGCGCCACGTGCGGAAACGGCGTGCTGACCAGGTGCGTGCAGGTGACCAGGTCCGGCCCGCCGAGCGGCCGCACCTGGGTGTCCAGCCAGTGGTCGGCCTCCCGGAGGGTCCGGTGACCCAGGCTGAGGCCGAGGATCACTGTGGCAGGACCCAGATCGGGTTCGCGTAGAACCACAGGTCGTCCCACGGGTCGGCCGCGCCGGTGACGTCCAGCGCCGGGCCGAACGGGTCGACCGCGGCGCCCATCAGGCCGGGCTGGCTACGCTTGCCGTCCGTGCCCCGGATCCGCAGATAGAACGGCTCGTCGACCCGGCCGAAGGAGTAGCTGAAGGAGACCCGCCCGGTCCGCTTGGTCACCTCGAAGGACTTGACCACCTTCGTGGTCGGGGCGGTGAAGGTGTCCTTGTCGGCGACCGGGCCGGTCACCCGGCCGGCGATCACGTCCACCCGGGCGAGCACCGGCAGGAACTGCGACCAGTTCGGGATGTCGGCCAGGTCGACGTCGATGGTCACCTCGACCCGCGTCCCGCGCTTGACCCGCAGCACGCCGCCGAGCGGCGCACCGGAGTGCCGCGCCGGTCGCCCGCGACGCGGGCACGGACGTCGAGGCCCTTGATCAGACCACCGTGGTCCACCCAGACCCGGCCGGCGCGCAGGCCGTCCATGACGGCCCGGTAGCTGAAGCTGCTCGACCCGACGTGGGTGCGGCTGTACTGGCCCGGCCAGTAGTCACCGGCCTCGGTGATCACCGGGCCGTGGACCGGGTCGTTGTACCTGCCGTTGAGGTTGAAGTCGCTGTCCGGCCCGCGCTGCGAGGTGTCCAGGTAGTTGACGTGCGAGTCGGAGTTGGCGCTGATCCACCAGGCCCGTCCCTCGGCGAGCAGGCTGTCCCAGAGACCGCCGACGGTGGAGGTCATCCAGTCGAAACCGCCCCAGGTGCGGTAGCTCTCCAGCGGGAAGCCGGGGAACGAGTTGGCCGAGGGGTTGTTGTCGTAGTAGCCGCGGGCCCGGCCGCCGCTCTCGCGGGGGAGG is a genomic window of Micromonospora tarapacensis containing:
- the gndA gene encoding NADP-dependent phosphogluconate dehydrogenase, giving the protein MADRATATIGVTGLAVMGRNLARNLARNGFTVAVHNRSPERTRTLVAEHGDEGTFVPAESLADFVAALERPRAVIIMVKAGGPTDAVIDELVPLLEEGDIIIDCGNAHFADTRRREEALRAHGLHFVGTGVSGGEEGALWGPSIMPGGSAESYRKLGPIFEKIAAQVEGAPCCQHVGPDGAGHFVKMVHNGIEYADMQLIAEAYDLLRAGLGATPSEIAQIFREWNSGELESFLIEITADVLAHTDATTGEAFVDVVQDQAEQKGTGRWTVQIALDLGIPITGIAEATFARSLSGHVGQREAAVRAFPDAGEKWQVGDRDAFVEDVRRALLASKIVAYAQGFDQIRAGSAEYDWNIDLGGTATIWRGGCIIRARFLDRIKQAYGDQPELPTLLVAPWFADTVRDGVPSWRRVVADAARAGVPAPAFASSLAYFDALRAQRLPAALIQGLRDNFGAHTYRRVDRDGSFHTLWATPDRAEVTA